A region from the Pseudonocardia petroleophila genome encodes:
- the glnA gene encoding type I glutamate--ammonia ligase: MFSNSEEVLKFISDEKVEYVDIRFCDLPGVMQHLTVPATAFDQDFIDGGIAFDGSSVRGFQAINESDMALFPDAATARLDPFRKHKTLNMNFFVHDPITGEPYSRDPRNVARKAEEYLAASGVADTCFFGAEAEFYIFDSVRFGSDPHQQYHHIDSVEGWWNTGRDEVGGNLGYKVPFKGGYFPVPPVDHYADLRDDMATNLINAGFVLERGHHEVGTAGQAEINYKFNTLLHSADDVMLFKYIIKNTAWHAGKTVTFMPKPIFGDNGSGMHAHQSLWKDGQPLFHDESGYGGLSDIARYYIGGLLHHAPSLLAFTNPTVNSFHRLVPGFEAPVNLVYSARNRSACIRIPLTGNNPKAKRLEFRCPDSSGNPYLAFSAMMMAGMDGIKNKIEPAAPVDKDLYELPPEEAKDIAQVPTSLDAVLDRLEVDHDYLLEGGVFTPDLIETWINYKRDTEITPLRLRPHPYEFALYYDV, from the coding sequence GTGTTCAGCAACTCCGAAGAGGTCCTGAAGTTCATCAGTGACGAGAAGGTCGAGTACGTCGACATCCGCTTCTGCGACCTTCCCGGCGTGATGCAGCACCTCACCGTGCCCGCCACCGCCTTCGACCAGGACTTCATCGACGGCGGCATCGCCTTCGACGGATCCTCCGTCCGCGGCTTCCAGGCCATCAACGAGTCCGACATGGCGCTGTTCCCGGACGCCGCGACGGCCCGCCTGGACCCGTTCCGCAAGCACAAGACGCTCAACATGAACTTCTTCGTGCACGACCCGATCACCGGCGAGCCCTACAGCCGGGACCCGCGGAACGTCGCGCGCAAGGCCGAGGAGTACCTGGCCGCGTCGGGCGTCGCCGACACCTGCTTCTTCGGCGCCGAGGCGGAGTTCTACATCTTCGACTCCGTCCGGTTCGGGTCGGACCCGCACCAGCAGTACCACCACATCGACTCGGTCGAGGGCTGGTGGAACACCGGCCGCGACGAGGTCGGCGGCAACCTGGGCTACAAGGTCCCCTTCAAGGGCGGCTACTTCCCCGTCCCGCCGGTCGACCACTACGCCGACCTGCGCGACGACATGGCCACCAACCTGATCAACGCGGGCTTCGTGCTCGAGCGCGGCCACCACGAGGTGGGCACCGCGGGCCAGGCGGAGATCAACTACAAGTTCAACACGCTGCTGCACTCGGCCGACGACGTGATGCTGTTCAAGTACATCATCAAGAACACGGCCTGGCACGCGGGCAAGACCGTCACCTTCATGCCGAAGCCGATCTTCGGCGACAACGGCTCGGGCATGCACGCCCACCAGTCGCTGTGGAAGGACGGCCAGCCGCTGTTCCACGACGAGTCCGGCTACGGCGGTCTGTCCGACATCGCCCGCTACTACATCGGCGGCCTGCTGCACCACGCGCCGTCGCTGCTGGCGTTCACCAACCCGACCGTCAACTCGTTCCACCGGCTCGTGCCGGGCTTCGAGGCACCGGTCAACCTGGTGTACTCGGCGCGCAACCGCTCCGCCTGCATCCGGATCCCGCTGACGGGCAACAACCCCAAGGCCAAGCGCCTGGAGTTCCGCTGCCCCGACTCGTCGGGCAACCCGTACCTGGCGTTCTCGGCGATGATGATGGCCGGCATGGACGGCATCAAGAACAAGATCGAGCCGGCCGCCCCCGTCGACAAGGACCTCTACGAGCTCCCGCCCGAGGAGGCCAAGGACATCGCCCAGGTCCCCACCAGCCTCGACGCGGTGCTCGACCGGCTCGAGGTCGATCACGACTACCTGCTCGAGGGTGGCGTCTTCACCCCCGACCTGATCGAGACGTGGATCAACTACAAGCGCGACACGGAGATCACCCCGCTGCGCCTGCGCCCGCACCCGTACGAGTTCGCCCTGTACTACGACGTCTGA